The proteins below are encoded in one region of Silene latifolia isolate original U9 population chromosome 2, ASM4854445v1, whole genome shotgun sequence:
- the LOC141641061 gene encoding protein FAR1-RELATED SEQUENCE 5-like: MTEVQKQFVTKIKVLKLGGMKAYRGWKELCGGYDNIGVIEVDFKNFVRDIKTYIGNFDVQMFVENLIGEKDTCSSFYFDFIVDENKCLAGVFWADPICIKNYMLFGEVLSVDATYATNKYDMVFVPFTGVNHHKRCITFGAGLIGDESIECYRWLFKTFLEAMGGFLTPHLTLVEFWICYESALEVQRHKQPKLNSDTKHSEIPRKTNSNLEVYASEIYSQNIFKDFQTELVAALSDCHFKDVKKIDETKIYILTDLQMPNKSWNVAYSPDNMEITCSCSMFQRMGLLCD, from the exons ATGACAGAGGTACAGAAACAATTTGTCACAAAGATAAAGGTGCTAAAACTAGGTGGTATGAAAGCCTATAGAGGTTGGAAGGAGCTGTGTGGAGGTTACGACAACATTGGTGTTATTGAGGTTGATTTCAAAAACTTTGTTAGGGACATAAAAACCTACATTGGTAATTTTGATGTGCAAATGTTTGTTGAGAATCTTATTGGGGAAAAAGACACATGCagttcattttactttgattttatagTAGATGAAAACAAGTGCCTGGCTGGAGTGTTTTGGGCAGATCCGATCTGCATAAAGAACTACATGCTGTTTGGTGAGGTGTTATCAGTAGATGCTACATATgcaacaaacaagtacgatatggtgTTTGTGCCTTTCACAGGAGTTAATCACCACAAAAGGTGCATAACCTTTGGAGCTGGGTTGATAGGTGATGAAAGTATTGAGTGTTACAGATGGCTGTTCAAGACATTTTTGGAAGCAATGGGCGG GTTCCTCACACCTCATTTGACCCTTGTTGAGTTTTGGATATGCTATGAGAGTGCCTTGGAAGTACAAAGACACAAGCAGCCCAAGTTGAACAGTGACACCAAACACTCTGAAATCCCACGGAAAACAAACTCAAACCTTGAAGTCTATGCTTCTGAAATATACTCGCAAAACATTTTCAAAGACTTCCAAACAGAACTGGTTGCAGCTTTGTCTGATTGCCATTTTAAAGATGTGaagaagattgatgagacaaaaatatatattctaacAGACTTGCAGATGCCAAATAAGTCATGGAACGTAGCATATTCACCAGATAACATGGAGATTACTTGCTCCTGTTCTATGTTTCAGAGAATGGGCTTGTTGTGCGATTAA